The region CCTCAAGGTAGTCAACGTAGTTCCTGAGGGTGTGGACGCTCCCGACGTCGAAGAGGTTCTTAAGCCTCGTGTAGGTGAACTCCCTCCCAAAGTTCGAGGTGAGGTAGAGGGCGAGGTCGTAGAGGGCCGAGGAGTAGCGGACGTTCTTCCTCCTCACGATGTCCCTGAGGACTATGCTGTCGAAGAGCATTCTTCCGTAGTCCCTCGCGTCGTAGCCTTTGACTACAACCTCTGGAAAGCCCCCGATCTGGAGGTATTCGCTGAGGTGGGAGAGGAGCTTTCCCTCCTCCATTGGGAGCTCGGGAATCCCTTTGAAGTTCCTCGCCCTCAAAAATTCCCTGAATGAGAAGGGAAACACCCTGACCTCGAAGTATCTGCCAGTGAGGTGCGTTGCAAGCTCACTGCTGAGGAGCTTGGAGTTGGAACCGGTTATCACGACGTTGTAGCCCAGCCGCTGGAGCCTTGAAACCACGAGCTCCCACTTTGGAAGGTTCTGCACCTCGTCGAGGAAGACGACATTAAAGTCACCGTAAACCTCGTGGAGGATCTTTAACAGTT is a window of Thermococcus sp. DNA encoding:
- a CDS encoding ATP-binding protein, encoding MRERVLSQRYELERMRKGRYVRRDAEERLKRGMKTELIKVITGPRRAGKSFLAVRSIKGNFGYANFDDEVLAEISDFDKLLKILHEVYGDFNVVFLDEVQNLPKWELVVSRLQRLGYNVVITGSNSKLLSSELATHLTGRYFEVRVFPFSFREFLRARNFKGIPELPMEEGKLLSHLSEYLQIGGFPEVVVKGYDARDYGRMLFDSIVLRDIVRRKNVRYSSALYDLALYLTSNFGREFTYTRLKNLFDVGSVHTLRNYVDYLE